A window of the Scophthalmus maximus strain ysfricsl-2021 chromosome 8, ASM2237912v1, whole genome shotgun sequence genome harbors these coding sequences:
- the s1pr5b gene encoding sphingosine 1-phosphate receptor 5b: MEAFSSAHAGTFPSTPIFPTSPTPSSPGYLQFFWEYQDNSVIVEHYNYTGKLQKDRYREGLKPEGIAFLVVCLLIVLENAVVLIAIWRNKKFHLPMYYLLGNLTLSDLLAGITYMANIIMSGSYTLKLTPLQWFLREGGVFITLAASIISLLAIAIERHVTMVTMRPYHGAKRGRMLALIGASWALACFLGVLPILGWNCIHRLDQCSTVLPLYAKSYILCCVSVFSAVLLAIVVLYARVFRIVRSNTQRQRLGLSGSMRKGLARKSQKYIALLKTVTIVLGVFIACWLPLFLLLLLDFFCPTHSCRLLYKADYFLGVAMVNSLLNPIIYTLTSKDMRRAILRLLCRPCLMTRDGQVKKIGMPFLECSFSKSEVASQKLEGGQETTVSSGNVITTPSPIKALYPKLFKS, encoded by the coding sequence ATGGAGGCTTTTAGTTCTGCTCATGCAGGGACTTTCCCCTCGACACCCATATTCCCCAcctcccccactccctcctctcctggctACTTGCAGTTCTTCTGGGAGTACCAGGACAATTCTGTCATTGTGGAACATTACAACTACACTGGTAAGCTGCAGAAAGACCGCTACCGCGAGGGCCTCAAACCTGAGGGCATAGCGTTCCTGGTGGTGTGTCTCCTCATCGTCCTGGAGAACGCCGTGGTTCTCATTGCAATTTGGAGGAACAAGAAGTTCCACCTGCCCATGTACTACCTGCTGGGTAACCTGACTCTGTCTGACCTGTTGGCTGGGATTACTTACATGGCCAACATTATCATGTCGGGATCTTATACTCTGAAACTGACGCCGTTGCAGTGGTTCCTAAGGGAAGGAGGGGTTTTCATCACTCTGGCTGCCTCCATCATCAGTCTGCTGGCCATTGCAATTGAGCGCCATGTTACTATGGTGACAATGAGGCCATACCATGGGGCAAAGCGGGGACGGATGTTGGCACTGATTGGTGCAAGTTGGGCCCTGGCATGCTTTTTGGGGGTCCTACCGATTCTGGGGTGGAACTGCATtcacagactggaccagtgtTCAACAGTGCTCCCACTTTATGCCAAGAGCTACATCCTCTGCTGCGTATCTGTGTTCAGTGCAGTGCTCCTGGCCATTGTGGTCCTTTACGCCAGAGTTTTCCGCATTGTCCGTAGCAACACGCAGCGCCAGCGGCTTGGCCTGTCAGGCAGCATGCGAAAAGGCTTAGCGAGGAAGTCGCAGAAGTACATCGCCCTCCTCAAGACAGTCACCATTGTGCTGGGCGTCTTCATCGCCTGTTGGctgcccctcttcctcctcctcctccttgactTTTTCTGCCCGACCCACAGCTGCCGCCTGCTCTACAAGGCCGATTACTTCTTAGGAGTGGCCATGGTCAACTCGCTCCTCAACCCCATCATCTACACACTGACCAGTAAAGACATGAGGAGAGCTATTCTGAGGCTGCTCTGTCGGCCATGTCTGATGACCAGAGATGGCCAAGTAAAGAAGATCGGGATGCCATTCCTGGAGTGCAGCTTCAGTAAGAGTGAGGTCGCCTCCCAGAAGTTAGAGGGGGGACAGGAGACGACGGTTTCCTCTGGGAATGTCATCACCACCCCATCACCGATCAAAGCTCTTTACCCCAAACTCTTCAAATCATAA